A stretch of the Sulfolobus acidocaldarius SUSAZ genome encodes the following:
- a CDS encoding (2Fe-2S)-binding protein: MIKCTGLNNVKEGEIKKIEIEGKDLLIINIGGELKCFSRWCPHKGGDLAYGDFLIKDQIRCHLHGYIYDLNTGKAVYIPYKEGYGKWKDTLNLEVYRVINKDNELCIDLE; encoded by the coding sequence ATGATAAAGTGTACTGGGTTAAATAATGTTAAAGAAGGGGAAATTAAGAAAATAGAGATAGAGGGAAAAGATCTGCTCATCATAAATATTGGAGGTGAGTTAAAGTGTTTCTCTAGGTGGTGTCCACACAAGGGAGGTGACTTAGCTTATGGTGACTTTCTAATTAAAGACCAAATAAGGTGTCACTTACACGGTTATATATATGACCTAAATACCGGTAAAGCTGTTTATATACCTTATAAAGAGGGTTACGGAAAATGGAAAGACACATTAAACTTGGAGGTCTACAGGGTGATAAATAAGGATAATGAGCTATGTATAGACCTGGAATAA
- a CDS encoding 2-hydroxy-6-oxo-6-phenylhexa-2,4-dienoate hydrolase encodes MSKDQLDDEFIEINGSKIHYIQSGSGDPVLLFHGSRFNAYTWKETKTLDSIAKAGFRAISVDFPGYGKSERGKFTSLSDFIHDFISSLSLNKPFLLGASMGGEAVLSYSVYHPQDIKGLILVGAVGVKKYEKLLTNLEGVPILLIWGKKDRISIEENYKLIINSVKTTYFVHIGNNHACYLDDPTTFNDIVMKFIKGSLWMIS; translated from the coding sequence GTGAGCAAGGATCAATTAGATGATGAATTTATTGAGATTAATGGTAGTAAAATACACTATATTCAATCAGGATCTGGGGATCCAGTTCTCTTATTTCATGGATCAAGATTTAATGCCTACACCTGGAAGGAGACTAAGACACTTGACTCAATAGCAAAGGCTGGTTTTAGAGCTATATCTGTAGACTTTCCAGGATATGGCAAGTCTGAAAGGGGTAAGTTTACTTCACTCTCTGACTTTATACATGACTTTATCTCCTCACTGTCCTTAAACAAACCATTTTTGTTAGGTGCTTCAATGGGAGGGGAGGCAGTATTATCTTATTCAGTTTATCATCCACAGGACATTAAAGGACTCATTTTAGTCGGTGCAGTTGGAGTTAAAAAATATGAGAAACTACTGACCAATTTGGAGGGAGTCCCCATACTTTTAATATGGGGTAAAAAAGATAGAATTTCCATTGAAGAGAATTACAAACTAATAATAAACAGCGTTAAAACTACTTACTTTGTTCATATAGGGAATAATCACGCGTGTTATCTTGACGATCCTACCACATTTAATGATATTGTTATGAAATTCATTAAGGGATCTCTATGGATGATCTCCTAA
- a CDS encoding glycosyl transferase family 1 has protein sequence MIEKYEKFIGEHELDSLFKIAERIKDLSILHVNSTKAGGGVAEILNRMVPLMKELGLNVDWKVIKGDNEFFNVTKTFHNSLQNGIGNISEKHFKIYDKWQEINLSEIPLDYDVMFIHDPQPAGLIRFKKGNNRWIWRCHIDISNPYPPVWDFLKRYVSEYNASIISVPSFGRDDIDIPQFIIPPSIDPLSEKNKQISETTKLRIISKFGISEDKPFVTQISRFDYAKDPLGVIKAYKLAKRHVDLQLAYVGSPATDDPEGEKVYNEVIRESKDDKDIHILMLPPYSDLEINAFQSASTVVMQKSIKEGFGLTVSEAMWKNKPVIGGNTGGIPLQVINGVTGFLVNSPQGAAHYTIYLSRNAKVRNTMGVNAREHVRRNFLITRELRDYLMTILYVSERNSEQ, from the coding sequence ATGATAGAAAAATATGAGAAATTTATTGGTGAGCACGAACTCGATTCGTTGTTCAAAATAGCAGAGAGAATCAAGGACTTATCTATACTTCACGTCAATTCTACTAAAGCCGGCGGAGGAGTAGCGGAGATTCTCAATAGAATGGTTCCTTTAATGAAGGAGCTGGGACTTAATGTTGACTGGAAGGTGATAAAGGGAGACAACGAGTTCTTCAATGTCACAAAGACTTTCCATAACTCATTGCAGAATGGTATAGGTAACATCAGTGAGAAACACTTCAAGATCTACGATAAATGGCAGGAGATTAATCTATCTGAGATACCTTTAGACTATGACGTTATGTTCATCCATGATCCTCAGCCCGCAGGTCTAATTAGATTTAAGAAAGGTAATAATAGATGGATATGGAGGTGTCATATAGATATTTCGAACCCATATCCACCTGTTTGGGATTTTCTGAAGAGATATGTCTCTGAGTATAATGCGTCAATAATATCGGTCCCGTCTTTTGGTAGGGACGACATAGACATTCCTCAATTTATAATACCTCCGTCAATTGATCCATTGAGTGAAAAGAACAAACAAATTTCGGAGACAACAAAGCTCAGGATAATCAGTAAGTTTGGAATATCAGAAGATAAACCATTTGTAACTCAGATATCTAGGTTTGATTATGCTAAAGACCCATTAGGTGTTATTAAGGCATACAAGTTAGCTAAGAGGCACGTGGATCTTCAGTTAGCCTACGTAGGAAGTCCTGCTACAGATGATCCTGAGGGAGAAAAGGTCTATAATGAGGTTATAAGAGAGTCTAAAGACGATAAGGACATCCATATACTCATGTTACCTCCATATAGTGATTTAGAAATAAATGCCTTCCAATCGGCTTCCACTGTAGTAATGCAGAAGTCAATTAAGGAAGGATTTGGGTTAACTGTCAGTGAAGCCATGTGGAAAAATAAACCTGTAATAGGTGGAAATACCGGAGGAATACCTCTCCAGGTTATCAATGGAGTCACAGGGTTTCTGGTAAACAGTCCCCAGGGTGCTGCGCATTACACAATATATTTATCAAGAAACGCTAAGGTGAGGAATACTATGGGAGTAAATGCAAGGGAACATGTGAGAAGGAATTTCCTAATTACCCGTGAGTTAAGAGATTACTTAATGACTATACTATACGTTAGCGAGAGGAATAGTGAACAGTAA
- a CDS encoding Holliday junction resolvase encodes MNPKDFRHLGSPVDFIAFKVLSDESEPEIIFFEIKTGKTSALTDREKKIRDAIEARRVKYEVINLNNLVEHAKRKISEEIDKSTKE; translated from the coding sequence ATGAACCCCAAAGATTTTAGGCACTTAGGTTCTCCAGTAGATTTCATAGCATTCAAGGTTCTTTCTGATGAATCAGAACCAGAGATAATATTCTTTGAGATCAAGACTGGGAAAACTTCAGCATTAACTGATAGAGAGAAGAAAATTAGGGACGCGATAGAAGCAAGAAGAGTAAAGTATGAAGTTATAAATCTTAACAACCTTGTAGAGCACGCTAAAAGAAAAATAAGCGAGGAGATTGATAAATCTACAAAGGAATGA
- a CDS encoding thioredoxin, translating into MSWSNEDSELEMLLNQKLVNILRSNSEKNTNRFHGGKIHHLTDKNFNEFLSSFKVSVVDLWAEWCPPCHLLSPIIEELSKDYQGVGFGKLNVDQYPEIASSYGVVSLPTVLLFYEGKPVDYVLGAVPREVIEYKLRRFIKG; encoded by the coding sequence ATGAGTTGGTCTAATGAAGACTCTGAGTTAGAAATGTTGTTGAATCAGAAGTTAGTAAATATTTTGAGATCCAACTCGGAGAAGAACACTAACAGATTTCATGGAGGCAAAATCCATCATCTGACAGACAAAAACTTCAATGAATTTCTCAGTAGTTTTAAAGTTTCAGTAGTGGACTTATGGGCTGAGTGGTGCCCTCCGTGTCACTTACTGTCCCCAATAATTGAGGAACTCTCTAAGGACTACCAAGGAGTGGGGTTTGGTAAGTTAAACGTTGACCAATACCCGGAGATAGCATCTAGTTACGGTGTGGTTAGTTTACCCACGGTTCTGTTGTTCTATGAGGGCAAACCTGTAGATTATGTGCTAGGTGCAGTACCCAGGGAGGTCATTGAGTATAAATTAAGGAGATTTATTAAGGGTTAA
- a CDS encoding amino acid permease, translated as MRAKKEISDDSKQKLSFVDLFFISFGGQAPFISLLTFGTVMIALVGTAGVFAMIIATLVVLFNGLVVYYLSRRFKRGGGYYTYAVYSLTTRLGLETGWSYILYAISYGGTLVTGGAYVLYYITGWNQTILALIVSIVASAIVLSGVKVSAKYAMIMSLIEMGAIVILSIYFLYLSGWHFYNPISFPSKLASAVLFGLGIPTGYGSIAPLGEEADTRKSIGKAAILVLIFGGGLASLFFYSLGAINFTGNLVDYLLVSFSIIGTIFLSFLALNDGILGGVSYILANSRTVKAMSEDLIFPKFLSKSVRNRPLISEIFIAIIFITILTLAVHYIGLYDTFVTLGALAGLGNIFIHTSANISLIRLASRRLRKHIDELMIGIIATIISLWVLVSSLFSVNPYVTNIFLGWLIFGFLYAEALDIVKGSVEEKEEKR; from the coding sequence ATGAGAGCTAAAAAGGAGATTAGCGATGACTCTAAACAGAAACTAAGTTTCGTGGATCTCTTCTTTATTTCCTTTGGCGGACAAGCCCCTTTTATCTCGTTGTTAACTTTCGGCACAGTTATGATTGCTCTTGTAGGTACAGCAGGAGTTTTCGCTATGATCATAGCTACCCTTGTGGTACTCTTTAACGGTTTAGTTGTATACTATCTCTCCAGGAGATTTAAAAGAGGAGGGGGATATTACACATATGCCGTCTACTCCCTCACAACTAGACTTGGTCTAGAGACGGGCTGGAGTTACATTTTATATGCAATATCTTACGGTGGAACGTTGGTTACTGGTGGTGCCTACGTCCTGTACTACATAACAGGATGGAATCAGACAATTTTGGCATTAATAGTTTCCATAGTTGCCTCTGCAATAGTATTATCAGGTGTTAAAGTTTCAGCTAAATATGCCATGATCATGTCACTTATTGAAATGGGGGCAATCGTCATTTTATCCATTTACTTTCTGTACCTCTCTGGCTGGCACTTTTACAACCCAATAAGTTTTCCCTCTAAACTAGCTAGTGCAGTCCTCTTCGGTTTGGGTATACCTACAGGGTATGGATCCATTGCTCCTTTGGGAGAGGAAGCAGACACCAGAAAGTCTATTGGGAAAGCAGCTATACTAGTACTCATCTTTGGTGGTGGACTAGCTTCATTATTCTTCTATTCACTTGGAGCAATAAACTTCACAGGAAATTTGGTTGATTATTTATTAGTGAGTTTTAGCATAATCGGCACCATATTTCTCTCTTTTTTGGCTCTAAATGACGGAATTCTAGGAGGAGTATCTTATATATTAGCAAACTCACGAACTGTGAAAGCAATGTCTGAAGATTTAATATTCCCTAAATTTTTGAGTAAATCGGTGAGAAATAGACCCCTGATATCTGAAATATTTATCGCCATAATATTTATTACGATACTTACCTTGGCTGTTCATTACATAGGACTCTATGACACATTTGTGACTTTAGGTGCACTAGCAGGACTTGGAAATATCTTCATACACACTTCAGCTAATATATCTCTAATAAGACTAGCCTCTAGGAGGCTGAGAAAACACATCGACGAGCTGATGATAGGTATCATAGCCACAATCATATCGCTATGGGTTCTAGTCTCCTCTCTTTTCAGTGTAAACCCTTATGTCACTAACATCTTCTTGGGATGGCTAATATTTGGCTTCCTTTACGCAGAAGCATTGGATATTGTAAAGGGAAGTGTGGAGGAGAAGGAAGAGAAAAGGTAA
- a CDS encoding DNA polymerase (play a key role in DNA protection against oxidative stress by oxidizing Fe(II) to Fe(III); induced by iron depletion and hydrogen peroxide): MSQNKNNPSQIEIKPVGVEILEKSGLDVKKLIDKLVKATAAEFTTYYYYTILRMHLTGLEGEGLKEIAEDARLEDRLHFELMTQRIYELGGSLPRDIREVADISACADAYLPQNWKDPKEILKVLLEAEQCAIRTWKEVCDLTYGKDPRTYDLAQRILQEEIEHEAWFIELLYARPSGHFRRSFPGEGPLSKKSIE; the protein is encoded by the coding sequence ATGAGTCAAAACAAAAATAATCCAAGTCAAATCGAAATTAAACCTGTTGGAGTAGAAATATTAGAAAAATCTGGTTTAGATGTTAAAAAACTAATAGACAAACTGGTAAAGGCGACAGCTGCTGAGTTTACTACCTATTACTACTACACAATACTTAGGATGCACTTGACTGGTCTAGAGGGCGAGGGATTGAAGGAAATTGCAGAAGATGCCAGGCTTGAGGACAGATTACACTTCGAGTTAATGACGCAGAGGATATATGAGCTTGGAGGATCATTACCCAGGGATATAAGGGAAGTTGCTGATATATCCGCTTGTGCCGATGCGTACTTACCTCAAAACTGGAAAGACCCCAAGGAGATATTAAAAGTTCTACTTGAAGCTGAGCAGTGTGCAATTAGGACCTGGAAAGAAGTGTGTGATTTAACCTACGGCAAAGATCCAAGGACTTATGACTTGGCACAGAGGATTCTACAGGAAGAGATTGAACACGAAGCTTGGTTCATAGAGCTACTGTACGCCAGACCATCAGGTCACTTCAGGAGATCCTTCCCAGGTGAAGGTCCACTATCTAAGAAGTCCATAGAGTAA